In Luteibacter mycovicinus, a genomic segment contains:
- a CDS encoding AMP-binding protein: MHHAPSYVHGASATPLLGETVGALLDRIAGRWPDRPALVVRQQGVRWTYAEFQAEVARVAAGLLALGLDPGDRVGIWAPNRAEWVVAQFAAPKAGLILVNINPAYRSHELAYSLNKVGCRALILPRVFKSSHYLEILTGLAPEMASAPPGGLRAAALPDLRHVILLDDEAAPGTLRWQDLRADDAARARLRAIEPELGFDDAVNIQFTSGTTGAPKGATLTHHNIVNNGFFIGEAMRLTEEDRLCIPVPFYHCFGMVLGNLACVTHGACMVIPGEGFDALTTLETVAEERCTGLHGVPTMFIAELEHPRFHEFDLSTLRTGIMAGSPCPIEVMRRVVREMHMSEVTIAYGMTETSPVSFQTIPEDPLDLRVSTVGRVHPHVEVKIVDEQGRVVPRGMTGELLTRGYSVMRGYWNDDANTRMALDEARWMHTGDLATLDDAGYCTIVGRLKDMIIRGGENIYPREIEEFLYGHPDIQDVQVFGVPDPRLGEQVCAWIRLREGSPATVASIQDYCRKHLAYFKVPHYVRFVDAFPMTVTGKVQKYLMRDTMIAELAGGEAM, translated from the coding sequence ATGCACCACGCTCCCAGCTACGTCCACGGCGCAAGCGCCACGCCCCTCCTCGGGGAGACGGTCGGCGCACTGCTCGACCGTATCGCCGGGCGCTGGCCCGACCGGCCCGCGCTGGTCGTGCGTCAGCAGGGTGTGCGCTGGACGTATGCGGAGTTCCAGGCCGAAGTCGCCCGCGTGGCGGCCGGGCTGCTCGCCCTCGGTCTGGATCCGGGCGATCGCGTCGGCATCTGGGCGCCCAATCGCGCGGAGTGGGTGGTGGCCCAGTTCGCGGCGCCCAAAGCCGGACTGATCCTGGTCAACATCAACCCGGCCTATCGTTCTCACGAACTGGCTTATTCGTTGAACAAGGTCGGTTGTCGCGCGCTGATCCTGCCCCGTGTCTTCAAGAGTTCGCATTACCTGGAGATCCTTACCGGTCTCGCGCCCGAGATGGCCTCCGCCCCACCGGGCGGTCTGCGTGCGGCTGCGTTGCCCGATCTGCGCCACGTCATCCTGCTGGACGATGAAGCCGCCCCCGGCACGCTGCGTTGGCAGGACCTGCGCGCGGATGACGCCGCACGCGCCCGACTGCGGGCGATCGAACCGGAGCTGGGTTTCGACGACGCGGTAAATATCCAGTTCACCTCCGGCACCACGGGTGCGCCCAAAGGCGCCACGCTGACCCACCACAACATCGTCAACAATGGATTCTTCATCGGTGAGGCGATGCGTCTGACTGAGGAAGATCGTCTGTGCATTCCGGTGCCGTTCTATCACTGCTTCGGCATGGTGCTGGGTAATCTGGCCTGCGTGACGCACGGCGCCTGCATGGTCATCCCGGGCGAAGGGTTCGACGCGCTGACGACGCTGGAGACCGTGGCCGAGGAACGATGTACCGGCTTGCACGGCGTGCCCACCATGTTCATCGCGGAGCTCGAGCATCCACGCTTTCACGAGTTCGATCTCAGCACGCTGCGTACCGGCATCATGGCGGGTTCGCCCTGTCCCATCGAGGTGATGCGACGCGTGGTTCGTGAGATGCACATGAGCGAGGTGACCATCGCCTACGGCATGACCGAGACCAGCCCGGTCAGTTTCCAGACCATTCCGGAAGACCCGCTCGACCTGCGTGTGTCGACGGTGGGCCGCGTACACCCGCATGTCGAGGTGAAGATCGTCGACGAGCAGGGCCGCGTGGTACCGCGAGGCATGACGGGCGAACTGCTGACCCGCGGCTACTCGGTCATGCGCGGCTACTGGAACGACGATGCGAACACGCGCATGGCGCTCGACGAGGCGCGCTGGATGCACACGGGCGACCTGGCGACGCTGGACGATGCCGGTTACTGCACCATCGTCGGCCGGCTGAAGGACATGATCATCCGCGGTGGCGAGAACATCTATCCGCGTGAGATCGAGGAGTTCCTCTACGGCCACCCGGACATCCAGGACGTGCAGGTGTTCGGCGTGCCCGACCCGCGGCTGGGTGAGCAGGTATGCGCCTGGATTCGTCTGCGTGAAGGCTCGCCGGCCACGGTCGCTTCGATTCAGGACTATTGCCGCAAGCATCTCGCGTACTTCAAGGTGCCGCATTACGTGCGCTTCGTCGACGCGTTTCCGATGACGGTCACTGGCAAGGTGCAGAAGTATCTGATGCGGGACACGATGATCGCGGAGCTTGCCGGAGGCGAGGCGATGTAA
- a CDS encoding membrane-bound PQQ-dependent dehydrogenase, glucose/quinate/shikimate family, translating into MNRVRRFHPATLFSALVFALWGAVMLLGGIRLFGSGGSVYYLAAGAITLLVAALLLFRVRLAVPIYALLLIATAAWAVWEVRWDWWQLLPRLDVWFVLGLWLLLPWPRRGLGHDRFGETARGTGGGFLFLSLLIVAAVGIVGALHIDHDLPGELPMADVSGPQGDRAARPDSDWTDYGGSPYGQRYSPLKQITPDNVGQLQVAWKIQTGDVPGPDDPAETTAENTPLKIGDTVYLCTPHSKVIAVNAATGEKRWEFDPKIQSPVGFKHWEHMTCRGVSYHDDAKYAAAVIPAPATTAAGVPAVASTAPLPPSAIATASCPRRLFLPTADARLIALDADNGQPCTDFGQQGTVNLRTNVGPFTPGGYYSTSPPAVTKDLVIIGGHVTDNESTNEPSGVIRAFDVHDGHLVWNWDPGNPDATAPIGPDGIYTRNSPNVWSLFSVDEGLGIVYLPMGNQTPDQFGGGRTPTSEKYSAGLVALDVATGKVKWNYQFTHHDLWDMDVGGQPTLIDLQTADGVKPAVIASTKQGSVYVLDRRDGTPIVPIQEVPRPQGAVAGDHTAPTQPLSDLNFAPPQVRERDMWGTTPLDQLWCRVRFRSLRYDGMFTPPSLQGSLVFPGNFGVFDWGGVSVDPTRQLMLINPSYMAFQSKLIPKEELAKMEVGPAKSETEGVKKAEGIPYGIELSAFLSPLGIPCQAPPWGYVAGVDLRSGKMMWRHKNGTIVDSAPLPIPMPLGVPSLGGMVTTAGGVTFLSGTLDYYVRGYDVRTGKKLWESRLPAGGQATPMTYADSSGRQYLLVVAGGHGSLGTKQGDWVIAYALPK; encoded by the coding sequence ATGAACCGAGTCAGGAGATTCCACCCGGCGACGCTGTTCAGCGCGCTGGTCTTCGCCCTCTGGGGTGCCGTGATGCTGCTGGGCGGCATCCGCCTCTTCGGATCCGGCGGCTCCGTGTATTACCTGGCCGCGGGCGCGATCACGTTGCTGGTCGCCGCGCTGCTGCTGTTCCGCGTGCGGCTCGCCGTACCGATCTACGCCCTGCTGCTGATCGCCACCGCGGCCTGGGCCGTGTGGGAAGTACGGTGGGACTGGTGGCAGCTTCTGCCGCGCCTGGATGTCTGGTTTGTGCTCGGCCTATGGCTCTTGTTGCCCTGGCCGCGACGCGGGCTCGGCCACGATCGCTTTGGCGAAACGGCACGCGGCACCGGCGGCGGTTTTCTCTTTCTATCGTTGCTGATCGTCGCCGCCGTCGGCATCGTCGGTGCGCTGCATATCGATCACGACCTGCCGGGCGAGCTTCCGATGGCCGATGTCTCGGGACCGCAAGGCGACCGTGCCGCGCGCCCGGACAGCGACTGGACCGACTACGGCGGTTCGCCCTACGGTCAGCGGTACTCGCCGTTGAAGCAGATCACCCCCGATAACGTCGGCCAGCTTCAGGTGGCGTGGAAGATTCAGACCGGCGATGTGCCCGGCCCGGATGACCCCGCCGAGACCACGGCGGAGAACACGCCGCTGAAGATCGGTGACACCGTGTATCTGTGCACGCCGCACAGTAAGGTGATCGCGGTGAATGCGGCCACCGGTGAGAAGCGCTGGGAGTTCGACCCGAAGATCCAGAGCCCCGTCGGCTTCAAACACTGGGAGCACATGACCTGCCGCGGCGTGTCCTATCACGACGATGCGAAGTATGCGGCGGCGGTGATTCCCGCTCCGGCGACCACGGCGGCCGGAGTGCCGGCGGTCGCGTCGACCGCACCGCTGCCGCCGTCGGCCATTGCCACGGCAAGCTGCCCGCGCCGTCTGTTCCTGCCGACGGCGGATGCGCGCCTGATCGCGCTCGATGCGGACAACGGCCAGCCGTGCACGGACTTCGGCCAGCAGGGGACGGTGAACCTGCGGACGAATGTCGGCCCGTTCACCCCGGGCGGCTATTACTCGACGTCGCCACCCGCCGTGACGAAAGACCTCGTGATCATCGGCGGTCACGTGACCGACAACGAGTCGACCAACGAGCCGTCCGGCGTGATCCGTGCCTTCGACGTGCATGACGGTCACCTCGTCTGGAACTGGGATCCGGGCAATCCGGACGCGACCGCGCCGATCGGGCCCGACGGCATCTACACGCGCAACTCGCCCAACGTCTGGTCGCTCTTCAGCGTCGACGAAGGCCTCGGCATCGTCTATCTGCCGATGGGCAACCAGACGCCGGATCAGTTCGGCGGCGGTCGTACGCCGACGTCGGAAAAGTACAGTGCAGGTCTCGTCGCCCTCGACGTCGCCACGGGCAAGGTGAAGTGGAACTACCAGTTCACCCACCACGATTTGTGGGACATGGATGTGGGTGGCCAGCCGACCCTGATCGACCTGCAGACCGCGGACGGCGTAAAGCCCGCGGTGATCGCATCGACCAAGCAGGGTAGCGTGTACGTGCTGGACCGCCGCGACGGGACACCGATCGTGCCGATTCAGGAAGTACCGCGCCCGCAGGGTGCCGTGGCGGGCGACCATACGGCACCCACGCAGCCGTTGTCCGACCTGAACTTCGCGCCGCCGCAGGTACGCGAGAGGGACATGTGGGGCACCACGCCGCTGGATCAGCTCTGGTGCCGCGTACGTTTCCGCTCGCTGCGTTACGACGGTATGTTCACTCCGCCCTCGCTGCAGGGATCGCTGGTGTTTCCGGGTAACTTCGGCGTGTTCGACTGGGGTGGCGTGTCGGTCGATCCGACGCGCCAGCTGATGCTGATCAATCCGAGTTACATGGCCTTCCAGTCGAAGCTGATTCCGAAGGAAGAGCTGGCGAAGATGGAAGTCGGCCCGGCGAAGAGCGAGACCGAGGGCGTCAAGAAAGCCGAAGGCATTCCCTACGGCATCGAGCTGTCGGCCTTCCTGTCGCCGCTGGGCATTCCGTGCCAGGCACCGCCGTGGGGCTATGTCGCGGGCGTGGACCTGCGCAGCGGCAAGATGATGTGGCGGCACAAGAACGGCACCATCGTCGACAGCGCGCCGCTGCCGATCCCGATGCCGCTTGGCGTGCCCAGCCTTGGCGGTATGGTGACCACGGCTGGCGGCGTCACCTTCCTCAGCGGCACGCTCGACTATTACGTGCGTGGGTACGACGTCCGTACGGGCAAAAAGCTCTGGGAATCGCGTCTGCCGGCCGGCGGCCAGGCAACGCCGATGACCTATGCCGACAGCAGCGGCCGGCAGTACCTGCTGGTGGTCGCCGGCGGACATGGTTCCCTGGGCACGAAGCAGGGCGACTGGGTGATCGCTTACGCGTTGCCGAAGTAA
- a CDS encoding MFS transporter, with product MQAPVSAAADTPRADPTVYGVIFAISFCHLLNDMMQSLLPAIYPGLKAGFHLDFGQIGLITLTYQITASILQPLVGLYADRRPTPLALPGGTLFSLAGLLVLSAAHTYPMLLIGAALLGMGSSVFHPESSRVARMASGGRHGLAQSLFQVGGNAGQALGPLAAAIVVVRWGQSSLAFFAMLALLSGAVLWNVGQWYRHHGLPRLNASAGKHASIAPSSKDAKRGIAVLLALIFSKYVYLASLTSYFTFYLIHRFNVSVQNAQLHLFVFLGAVAVGTVLGGPLGDRFGRKRVIWFSILGTLPFTLLLPHASLFWTAPLTVAIGLILASAFPAIVVFAQELVPGKVGMISGLFFGFSFGMGGLGAAGLGELADHLGIEAVYQVCAFLPLIGLLAAFLPEPRKA from the coding sequence ATGCAAGCGCCCGTGAGCGCCGCGGCAGACACGCCGCGCGCCGACCCGACCGTTTACGGCGTCATCTTCGCTATCAGCTTCTGCCATCTGCTCAACGACATGATGCAGTCGCTGCTGCCCGCCATCTATCCGGGTCTGAAGGCCGGCTTTCATCTGGACTTCGGCCAGATCGGCCTGATCACGCTGACCTACCAGATCACCGCGTCCATCCTGCAGCCGCTGGTGGGCCTTTACGCGGACCGCCGTCCCACGCCGCTGGCGCTGCCGGGCGGCACGCTGTTCTCGCTGGCCGGTCTGCTGGTGTTGTCGGCGGCACATACCTACCCGATGCTGCTGATCGGCGCGGCGTTGCTCGGCATGGGCTCGTCCGTGTTCCACCCCGAATCCTCGCGCGTGGCGCGGATGGCCTCGGGTGGTCGTCATGGCCTGGCCCAGTCACTGTTCCAGGTCGGCGGCAACGCCGGGCAGGCACTGGGTCCGCTTGCCGCGGCGATCGTCGTGGTCCGCTGGGGCCAATCGAGCCTGGCCTTCTTCGCCATGTTGGCCCTTCTCTCCGGCGCGGTGCTGTGGAACGTCGGCCAGTGGTATCGCCATCACGGCCTGCCACGCCTCAACGCGAGCGCCGGCAAGCACGCGTCCATCGCGCCGAGCAGCAAGGATGCGAAGCGCGGCATCGCCGTCCTGCTCGCGCTGATCTTCTCCAAGTACGTGTACCTCGCGAGTCTGACGAGTTACTTCACCTTCTACCTGATCCACCGTTTCAACGTGTCCGTGCAGAACGCGCAGCTGCACCTGTTCGTCTTCCTCGGCGCGGTCGCGGTCGGGACGGTGCTGGGTGGTCCGCTGGGCGACCGTTTCGGGCGCAAGCGGGTGATCTGGTTCTCGATCCTGGGCACCCTGCCCTTCACCCTGTTGCTGCCGCACGCCAGCCTGTTCTGGACGGCGCCGCTGACGGTGGCGATCGGGCTGATTCTGGCCTCGGCGTTTCCGGCGATCGTGGTGTTCGCGCAGGAGCTGGTGCCGGGTAAGGTCGGGATGATCTCGGGATTGTTCTTCGGCTTTTCGTTCGGGATGGGCGGGCTGGGTGCCGCGGGGCTGGGCGAGCTGGCCGACCACCTCGGGATCGAGGCGGTGTATCAGGTTTGTGCGTTCTTGCCGTTGATCGGGTTGCTGGCGGCGTTCTTGCCGGAGCCCAGAAAGGCCTGA
- a CDS encoding AraC family transcriptional regulator, with the protein MSIGDRDTADIPFRDVFDDTPRAVVSSGNEYPSSFELATHRHRRGQLLYASAGTVAVTTPDGAWLAPSERAVWIPATTPHSVRMIGTVSTRSVYTEHDAASPLGDVCRVLAVSPLLRALLVAAVEVPREYDLVGRDGMLMSLLVAEVGSARTIPLALPLPTDTRLAARCARFLEHPRMTEGIDDWADELGTHRRSFTRLFRRETGMSFAQWRQQACLLAALPRLGAGATVTTVALDLGYESPASFSTMFRRALGKPPSHYRG; encoded by the coding sequence ATGAGTATTGGAGATCGGGACACCGCAGACATCCCGTTTCGCGACGTCTTCGACGATACGCCGCGGGCGGTCGTATCGAGCGGCAACGAATACCCCTCGTCGTTCGAGCTGGCGACGCACCGGCACCGTCGCGGCCAGCTGCTCTACGCGTCCGCCGGCACGGTCGCCGTGACCACGCCCGACGGGGCCTGGCTGGCGCCGTCCGAACGCGCGGTGTGGATTCCGGCCACCACGCCCCATTCCGTGCGCATGATCGGCACGGTCAGCACGCGCAGCGTCTACACCGAACACGATGCCGCGAGCCCGCTGGGCGATGTCTGCCGTGTACTTGCCGTCTCGCCCCTGCTGCGCGCGCTGCTGGTCGCGGCGGTCGAGGTGCCTCGCGAATACGATCTGGTCGGCCGCGACGGCATGCTGATGTCGCTGCTGGTGGCCGAAGTGGGCAGCGCCCGGACGATACCGCTGGCGTTACCGCTCCCTACCGACACGCGGCTTGCCGCGCGCTGCGCGCGCTTTCTGGAGCACCCGCGGATGACCGAGGGCATCGACGACTGGGCGGATGAGCTGGGTACGCACCGGCGAAGCTTTACGCGGCTGTTCCGGCGGGAAACCGGCATGAGTTTCGCGCAATGGCGGCAGCAGGCATGCCTGCTTGCGGCATTGCCGCGCCTCGGCGCGGGAGCGACGGTGACGACGGTCGCGCTGGATCTGGGCTACGAGAGTCCGGCGAGCTTCTCGACGATGTTCCGGCGGGCGCTGGGCAAGCCACCGAGTCACTACCGTGGCTAG
- a CDS encoding gluconokinase translates to MITIVMGVSGSGKSTIGEGLAARLGQPFVDADPLHPQVNRDKMARGIPLDDTDRQPWLEAIVAEMDRHRALGESMVLACSSLKKRYRDFLRHGHDDVRFVYLHASRELLAERLGHRSGHFFDPTLLDSQLATLEEPSADEALRINVGMPPAEAIEKIVRAGCHDEQDV, encoded by the coding sequence ATGATCACTATCGTCATGGGCGTCTCCGGCAGTGGCAAAAGTACGATAGGCGAGGGCCTGGCCGCGCGCCTTGGCCAGCCTTTCGTGGATGCCGACCCTCTCCATCCGCAGGTCAATCGCGACAAGATGGCCCGTGGCATTCCACTCGACGATACGGACCGCCAGCCCTGGCTGGAGGCCATCGTCGCCGAGATGGATCGCCATCGCGCGCTCGGCGAATCGATGGTGCTGGCATGTTCGTCGCTGAAGAAACGCTATCGCGATTTCCTGCGGCATGGACATGACGATGTGCGCTTCGTCTACCTGCATGCTTCGCGCGAGTTGCTGGCGGAACGGCTCGGTCATCGTAGTGGGCACTTCTTCGATCCGACCTTGCTGGACAGTCAGCTGGCGACGCTGGAGGAACCGTCAGCGGATGAGGCGCTGCGGATCAATGTGGGAATGCCTCCGGCCGAGGCGATCGAGAAAATCGTCCGGGCGGGGTGTCACGATGAGCAGGACGTGTGA
- the ltaE gene encoding low-specificity L-threonine aldolase, with amino-acid sequence MNLIDLRSDTVTRPTDAMREAMLRAPVGDDVYGEDPTVNALQERLAGELGFAAALFVPTGTQSNLLALMAHCERGDEYIVGADAHTYRFEGGGAAVLGSIQPQPIPQAADGTLPLDKVEASIKPVDPHFARSRLLALENTWHGRALPFDYLAQAREVATRRGLGLHLDGARLYNAATAYGRPARDVVAGFDSVSVCLSKGLGAPVGSVLLGDTALIERARRWRKVAGGGWRQAGMLAAAAMYALDHHVERLADDHARAARLADGLRAIDGLDVTGCHTNMVFVDVPAPRLKDLATHMANAGVRLSIGYLPSVRLVTHLDIDDEGVDRTIAAFASFAY; translated from the coding sequence ATGAACCTCATCGATCTGCGCAGCGACACCGTTACCCGTCCCACCGACGCCATGCGCGAGGCCATGCTGCGTGCGCCGGTCGGTGACGATGTCTATGGCGAGGACCCCACGGTCAACGCGTTGCAGGAGCGCCTCGCCGGTGAGCTCGGCTTTGCCGCCGCGCTGTTCGTGCCGACCGGCACGCAGAGCAATCTGCTGGCGCTGATGGCTCACTGCGAGCGCGGCGACGAATACATCGTGGGTGCGGATGCCCACACCTATCGTTTTGAAGGCGGCGGCGCGGCGGTGCTCGGTTCGATCCAGCCGCAGCCGATTCCGCAGGCCGCCGACGGCACGCTGCCGCTGGATAAGGTCGAGGCGTCGATCAAGCCGGTGGACCCGCACTTCGCCCGCTCGCGCCTGCTGGCGCTGGAAAACACCTGGCACGGTCGGGCATTGCCCTTCGACTATCTGGCACAGGCGCGCGAAGTCGCGACCCGTCGCGGTCTCGGCCTGCATCTGGATGGCGCGCGCCTCTACAACGCGGCCACCGCCTACGGTCGCCCGGCACGCGATGTCGTCGCAGGTTTCGACAGCGTCTCCGTCTGTCTCTCGAAGGGTCTGGGCGCGCCCGTGGGCTCGGTGCTGCTGGGCGACACGGCCCTGATCGAACGCGCCCGCCGCTGGCGCAAGGTCGCCGGTGGCGGCTGGCGTCAGGCCGGCATGCTTGCCGCCGCCGCGATGTACGCGCTCGATCACCACGTGGAGCGCCTCGCCGACGACCATGCCCGTGCCGCGCGACTCGCTGACGGACTGCGCGCAATCGATGGCCTCGATGTCACCGGTTGCCATACGAACATGGTTTTCGTCGACGTTCCGGCCCCGCGGCTGAAGGATCTGGCCACGCACATGGCGAACGCCGGCGTGCGACTGAGCATCGGTTATCTGCCGTCGGTCCGCCTCGTGACCCATCTGGACATCGATGATGAAGGCGTGGATCGGACCATCGCCGCGTTCGCGTCGTTCGCTTACTGA
- a CDS encoding N-acetylmuramoyl-L-alanine amidase: protein MGHHQQRLPGRMIGHGAMMAGRLRAASGVLLALLLTACASAPAIAPQHSPLAHWTPSPNFNARKPQLIVLHHTSIGDASAALRVLRTRNSEGPVSAHYLVEMDGRIDQLVDDGNRAWHAGAARWGDMTDLNSSSIGIEIDNDGVSPFTEPQIQALINLLADLTSRLGIPRQAVVGHGDIAPGRKNDPSALFPWATLSRYGFGLWPDATLLPAPAGFDSLAAMRLVGYDVSNPRSAIIAFHRHYRAMETDALDVTDAAILYSLQRKLMAPRQ, encoded by the coding sequence ATGGGTCATCACCAGCAGCGACTTCCGGGTCGAATGATCGGCCATGGCGCCATGATGGCAGGGCGCCTGCGCGCCGCTTCAGGCGTCCTGCTCGCCTTGTTGCTCACGGCCTGCGCCTCCGCGCCGGCCATCGCGCCGCAGCACAGTCCGCTGGCTCATTGGACGCCGTCGCCAAACTTCAATGCGCGCAAGCCCCAGCTCATCGTGCTTCACCACACGTCCATCGGCGATGCGAGCGCCGCGCTCCGCGTCCTGCGCACGCGTAACAGCGAAGGCCCCGTCAGCGCGCATTACCTGGTGGAAATGGATGGCCGCATCGACCAGCTGGTCGACGATGGCAACCGCGCCTGGCATGCGGGTGCGGCGCGCTGGGGCGACATGACCGACCTCAATTCATCGTCGATCGGCATCGAGATCGACAACGACGGGGTGTCGCCCTTCACCGAACCGCAGATCCAGGCACTGATCAACCTGCTCGCCGATCTGACCTCACGCCTCGGCATCCCGAGACAGGCCGTGGTCGGCCATGGAGATATCGCGCCGGGCCGCAAGAACGACCCGAGCGCGCTCTTCCCGTGGGCCACGCTGTCACGCTACGGCTTCGGTCTGTGGCCCGATGCCACGCTGCTACCCGCACCGGCCGGCTTCGACAGCCTCGCGGCCATGCGCCTTGTCGGCTACGACGTATCCAATCCTCGCAGCGCCATCATCGCGTTCCATCGGCACTACCGCGCCATGGAGACCGATGCGCTGGACGTGACCGACGCGGCGATCCTGTATTCGCTTCAGCGCAAGCTGATGGCGCCGCGTCAGTAA
- the zapE gene encoding cell division protein ZapE: MRAGNGAGRGLFGRLRNMLGGEPRQAVPGLYLWGSVGRGKTFLMDLFVSSLAPGLALRRHFHRFMLEVHGMLRELGERQNPLDEVAGQLAAKCRVLCLDEFLVSDIGDAMIIAGLLDGLFARGVTLVTTSNTPPSGLYKDGLQRARFLPAIAAIEKHCVVHEMVSPRDWRLRALSQASVYLVPPGLEAEHSLTRIFSGQAQGDTIDGGELAINGREVPVRKRAGNIVWFDFAALCEGPRAVADYIELARAYPAVIVSNVPQFTVFTENEAKRFVLLVDEFYDRHVKLVISAAAPITELYDGTKLRAEFGRTESRLIEMQSEDYLGRDHKP; the protein is encoded by the coding sequence GTGCGCGCCGGTAACGGCGCCGGCCGGGGCTTGTTCGGCCGCCTGCGCAACATGCTCGGCGGCGAGCCGCGTCAGGCGGTTCCCGGGCTGTACCTGTGGGGAAGCGTCGGTCGCGGCAAGACCTTCCTGATGGATCTGTTCGTCTCGAGCCTCGCCCCCGGGCTGGCGCTGCGCCGGCACTTCCACCGTTTCATGCTGGAGGTTCACGGCATGCTGCGCGAGCTGGGCGAACGACAGAACCCGCTCGACGAAGTGGCCGGGCAGCTCGCCGCGAAGTGCCGGGTGCTCTGTCTCGACGAGTTTCTCGTGTCGGACATCGGCGACGCCATGATCATCGCCGGGCTGCTCGACGGCCTGTTCGCCCGTGGCGTCACGCTCGTCACCACTTCGAATACACCGCCATCCGGGCTCTACAAGGACGGCTTGCAGCGTGCGCGTTTCCTGCCCGCCATCGCGGCGATCGAGAAGCACTGCGTCGTCCACGAGATGGTCTCGCCGCGCGACTGGCGACTGCGCGCACTCAGCCAGGCGTCCGTCTATCTGGTGCCGCCCGGCCTGGAAGCCGAGCATTCGCTGACGCGGATCTTCTCGGGTCAGGCGCAGGGCGACACGATCGACGGTGGCGAACTCGCCATCAACGGACGCGAGGTGCCGGTGCGCAAGCGTGCCGGGAACATCGTATGGTTCGACTTCGCCGCGCTCTGCGAGGGGCCCCGTGCCGTCGCGGACTACATCGAACTGGCCAGGGCCTACCCCGCCGTCATCGTGTCCAACGTGCCTCAGTTCACCGTCTTCACCGAGAATGAAGCCAAGCGCTTCGTGCTGCTGGTCGACGAATTCTACGACCGCCACGTCAAGCTGGTGATATCCGCCGCGGCGCCGATCACCGAGCTCTATGACGGAACGAAGCTGCGCGCGGAGTTCGGTCGTACCGAGTCACGGCTGATCGAGATGCAGAGCGAGGACTACCTCGGGCGTGACCATAAGCCTTGA
- a CDS encoding alpha/beta hydrolase: MSALQPTAPEHFPDETVSFALAGPAGKLECEAKPSDAELRRDAIAVICHPLSTDGGSMHNKVVTMVERALRESGLDTVIFNFRSVGQSEGEFDGGEGESDDLAAVVDWARKARPGAALWLAGFSFGSYVTLRNAVRLDARALISIAPPAAGRGWDFSQVELPACPWLVVMGDADEIVEPQAVYDWIESIPDAQRPHLVKMEETSHFFHRRLMDLRGAIKNAVKEWPPAPHAA, encoded by the coding sequence ATGAGCGCACTTCAACCTACAGCGCCGGAGCATTTTCCGGACGAGACCGTGAGCTTCGCGCTGGCGGGTCCCGCAGGCAAGCTCGAATGCGAAGCCAAGCCCAGCGACGCCGAACTCCGCCGCGATGCCATCGCCGTCATCTGCCACCCGTTGTCCACCGACGGCGGCAGCATGCATAACAAGGTGGTCACGATGGTCGAGCGCGCGCTACGCGAGTCCGGCCTGGACACCGTCATCTTCAACTTCCGCAGCGTCGGTCAGTCCGAAGGCGAGTTCGACGGCGGTGAGGGTGAGAGCGACGATCTCGCCGCGGTGGTCGACTGGGCGCGTAAGGCGCGACCGGGCGCCGCGCTCTGGCTCGCCGGCTTCTCCTTCGGCAGCTACGTGACCCTCCGCAACGCCGTGCGCCTCGACGCCCGTGCACTGATCAGCATCGCGCCTCCCGCCGCCGGTCGCGGCTGGGATTTCTCACAGGTCGAGCTGCCCGCGTGCCCGTGGCTGGTGGTCATGGGCGACGCCGACGAAATCGTCGAGCCGCAGGCCGTCTACGACTGGATCGAGAGCATCCCCGACGCGCAGCGGCCGCATCTGGTGAAGATGGAGGAGACCAGCCACTTCTTCCACCGCCGTCTCATGGATCTGCGGGGCGCCATCAAGAACGCGGTCAAGGAATGGCCGCCGGCGCCGCACGCCGCATGA
- a CDS encoding ACP phosphodiesterase has translation MNVLAHALLAGDDAALRLGGTMGDFVHGTPGDHLPPRVRDGIHLHRAIDSFTDRHEEVRAARERMPAPFRRYAGILLDMWFDHCLARDFARWSDVPLETYSTRLRQELHEADALLPDHLKRFLGYMDANDLPAGYRNAEAIGKALRGISQRLSRANPVADAMPLLLSEDDALKGTFERFFPELRAFAANWVLGRS, from the coding sequence ATGAACGTCCTCGCCCACGCCCTGCTGGCGGGTGACGACGCGGCGTTGCGGCTGGGCGGAACGATGGGGGACTTCGTGCACGGCACCCCCGGCGATCACCTGCCGCCGCGCGTCCGCGACGGGATCCATCTGCACCGGGCCATCGACAGCTTCACCGACCGGCATGAGGAAGTTCGTGCCGCCCGCGAGCGTATGCCCGCGCCGTTCCGCCGCTACGCGGGAATCCTTCTGGACATGTGGTTCGACCATTGTCTGGCGCGCGACTTCGCCCGCTGGTCCGATGTGCCGCTGGAGACCTACTCGACCCGGCTACGCCAGGAGCTGCACGAGGCCGATGCCCTGCTGCCGGACCACCTGAAGCGGTTCCTCGGCTACATGGACGCCAATGACCTGCCGGCGGGCTATCGGAACGCCGAGGCGATCGGTAAGGCGCTGCGCGGGATTTCCCAGCGACTATCGCGGGCGAACCCGGTGGCCGATGCCATGCCGCTTCTGCTCTCGGAAGACGACGCGCTGAAGGGGACGTTCGAGCGTTTCTTCCCGGAACTCAGGGCCTTCGCGGCGAACTGGGTGCTCGGGCGGAGCTGA